The following coding sequences lie in one Crassostrea angulata isolate pt1a10 chromosome 10, ASM2561291v2, whole genome shotgun sequence genomic window:
- the LOC128168222 gene encoding uncharacterized protein LOC128168222, giving the protein MGEKSNQASDSRSYSDASNKDTPHGGRRGISVAESFAIGGVASVISVSATAPLDRIRILLQCNHEINRSGRLLEPYRGVIDCTRRIYRTEGFLSLWRGNVIACVKYLPEQAIHFALKDAVAKVMNVSKNDSPGVRFSKNLTAGALGGFSSHALLYSFDYCRTRLAADILHAGTDGKKQRQFKGIFDVYRKTLRSDGIVGLHRGFMVSCMGVVVYRGAYFGLYDTLRPMFLNYEGATLILTGFLLGYVTTIVAGIISYPLDTIRRRMMMRSCEQVKYKGWVDCVRYAYRNEGLLSLYGGVSINIMKSFASLPILIFYDGFKTLFTRYRLEND; this is encoded by the exons ATGGGGGAGAAATCAAACCAAGCCAGCGATTCGAGGAGTTACTCCGATGCATCGAACAAAG ATACACCCCATGGAGGACGTAGAGGTATCTCCGTTGCCGAGAGTTTCGCTATCGGTGGTGTCGCCTCCGTCATCTCTGTGTCAGCCACCGCTCCACTGGACAGAATTCGAATCCTGCTGCAGTGTAACCATGAAATAAATAGGTCAGGTCGGCTCTTGGAGCCATACCGAGGCGTCATCGACTGTACGCGAAGGATATACAGAACTGAGGGTTTTCTGTCCCTCTGGAGGGGAAACGTGATCGCGTGTGTGAAGTACCTCCCAGAGCAGGCTATTCATTTCGCCTTGAAGGATGCTGTGGCAAAAGTCATGAACGTGTCCAAAAATGATAGCCCCGGAGTAAGATTCAGCAAAAATCTGACAGCAGGGGCCCTCGGAGGGTTCTCATCTCATGCTCTGCTGTATTCCTTCGACTACTGCAGAACCAGATTAGCGGCTGATATTCTGCATGCGGGTACAGATGGAAAGAAGCAGCGCCAGTTCAAGGGTATCTTTGATGTTTATAGGAAGACACTGCGTTCCGATGGAATTGTGGGATTGCATCGCGGATTCATGGTTTCCTGTATGGGAGTCGTTGTTTACCGGGGAGCGTACTTCGGTCTGTATGATACACTGAGACCAATGTTTCTGAACTACGAAGGAGCGACACTGATATTAACTGGCTTCTTATTGGGATATGTTACGACGATTGTGGCAGGGATTATATCCTATCCGTTGGATACTATCCGCCGGCGGATGATGATGAGGAGCTGTGAACAGGTCAAGTACAAAGGCTGGGTAGACTGTGTTAGATATGCTTACAGAAATGAAGGACTCCTGAGTTTGTATGGAGGAGTATCTATTAATATTATGAAAAGTTTTGCCAGTCtaccaattttgatattttacgaCGGATTTAAGACACTATTCACAAGATATCGTCTTGAAAATGACTGA
- the LOC128168095 gene encoding LITAF domain-containing protein-like produces MSDNKGPPPPPPPAYSAPGPQGQGYGQPPPPPPGYAGSSTVVVTQPGFINARIFREVPVPMQCPYCQATITTSTSYEVGTLTWIACFVVFIVGCWLGCCFIPFCVDGCKDVVHSCPNCRQTVGRYDRM; encoded by the exons ATGAGTGACAATAAGGGGCCTCCTCCTCCACCACCCCCTGCCTATAGCGCACCTGGGCCCCAGGGTCAGGGGTACGGTcaaccaccccctcccccacccggTTAtg CTGGCAGCAGTACCGTCGTAGTGACCCAACCTGGCTTCATCAATGCCCGCATTTTCCGGGAGGTTCCGGTCCCCATGCAGTGCCCCTACTGCCAGGCTACCATCACGACCTCCACGAGCTATGAGGTCGGCACGCTAACCTGGATCGCATGTTTTGTAGTCTTCATCGTAGG GTGTTGGCTGGGGTGCTGTTTCATCCCCTTTTGTGTTGACGGATGTAAAGACGTCGTCCACAGCTGTCCAAACTGTCGCCAAACAGTCGGCCGTTACGACAGAATGtaa
- the LOC128166302 gene encoding cell death-inducing p53-target protein 1 homolog has translation MATPDDTSITVEPPEDTGSKPTSNGFGPDPAVAKCPECDHTGETDVFYEPGVYTYGLCLLLLFMGLWLGCFAIPFCVPSAKDCVHKCSHCGAELGRFRRYEKEIREPYT, from the exons ATGGCCACTCCAGATGATACCAGCATTACCGTGGAACCGCCAGAAGACACGGGGTCAAAGCCGACCAGTAACGGGTTCGGTCCGGACCCGGCAGTGGCTAAATGCCCGGAATGTGACCATACCGGAGAGACAGACGTTTTTTACGAGCCAGGAGTATATACTTATGGTTTATGTCTTCTGTTGCTGTTTATGGG ATTATGGCTGGGATGTTTCGCCATTCCTTTCTGTGTGCCAAGTGCCAAAGATTGCGTGCACAAGTGTTCCCATTGTGGGGCCGAATTAGGAAGATTCCGAagatatgaaaaagaaatccGAGAACCATACACGTGA